Proteins encoded by one window of Pseudomonas coleopterorum:
- a CDS encoding ABC transporter ATP-binding protein encodes MSLVLEQVTRRVENQLYIDNASLVLEPGSFNVLLGRTLSGKTSLMRLMAGLDKPDQGRVLMNGVDVTGKPVRQRNVSMVYQQFINYPTMTVFDNIASPLRQAGMAREQIEERVLQTARMLRIEPFLKRHPLELSGGQQQRTAMARALVKDAELILFDEPLVNLDYKLREELRFEMRELFLTRHTIAVYATTEPNEALALGGTTTILHEGRVIQSGKTSEVYHRPASVLAAELFSEPPINLIDGRIGGQEVSFANFVHFARNVDLSAVPDGDYRFGVRPSHIGLTPSNDDDLELAVTVELAEISGSETFLHVRNEYFSLVLHLPGVHDYAVDAAIPVYIPTHKLFVFQPGGQLVQAPGLRVARAA; translated from the coding sequence ATGTCCCTTGTGCTCGAGCAGGTCACTCGTCGTGTGGAAAACCAGTTGTACATCGACAACGCGTCGCTGGTACTGGAACCCGGTTCGTTCAATGTCCTGCTGGGACGCACGTTGTCCGGAAAGACCAGCCTGATGCGGCTGATGGCCGGCCTCGACAAACCCGATCAGGGTCGTGTATTGATGAACGGCGTGGACGTGACCGGCAAGCCGGTACGCCAGCGCAACGTGTCCATGGTCTACCAGCAGTTCATCAACTACCCGACCATGACCGTCTTCGACAACATTGCCTCACCGCTGCGCCAGGCCGGTATGGCCCGCGAGCAGATCGAAGAGCGGGTACTGCAAACCGCACGCATGTTGCGCATCGAGCCGTTCCTCAAGCGCCATCCACTGGAACTGTCCGGTGGCCAGCAACAGCGCACGGCCATGGCCCGGGCGCTGGTCAAGGATGCCGAGCTGATCCTGTTCGACGAACCCCTGGTCAACCTCGACTACAAGCTGCGCGAAGAACTGCGCTTCGAAATGCGCGAACTGTTCCTGACTCGCCACACCATCGCCGTCTATGCCACCACCGAACCCAACGAAGCCCTGGCATTGGGCGGCACCACCACGATCCTGCACGAAGGGCGGGTGATCCAGAGCGGCAAGACGTCTGAGGTCTATCACCGGCCGGCCAGTGTGCTGGCGGCCGAACTGTTCTCCGAGCCACCGATCAACCTGATCGATGGCCGCATCGGCGGCCAGGAAGTCAGCTTCGCCAATTTCGTTCACTTCGCTCGCAACGTTGATCTATCTGCCGTGCCGGATGGCGATTACCGCTTCGGCGTGCGCCCCAGCCACATCGGCCTGACGCCGAGCAACGACGATGACCTGGAGCTGGCGGTGACCGTGGAGCTGGCGGAGATCAGTGGTTCGGAGACCTTCCTGCACGTACGCAACGAGTATTTCTCCCTGGTGCTGCACCTGCCGGGGGTCCACGACTACGCCGTGGACGCGGCGATACCGGTGTACATCCCGACCCACAAGCTTTTCGTGTTCCAGCCTGGTGGGCAATTGGTCCAGGCCCCCGGCCTGCGTGTGGCGAGGGCTGCCTGA
- a CDS encoding ABC transporter ATP-binding protein: MAFLELQALCKRYGSVQAVVATDLSVSQGEFVSLLGPSGCGKTTTLQMIAGFVDVTSGRIVLDGRDITHAKPSSRGLGVVFQSYALFPHMSVRDNVAFGLKMRKVSGSDIRTRADQVLALVRLTAHAERYPRELSGGQRQRVALARALVIQPPVLLLDEPLSNLDASLREEMQFEIRRIQCEVGITTLMVTHDQAEALSISDRVVVMQAGQVTQIDEPYKLYEHPRTPFISGFVGKANLLPGEYDALGQPQALAQAGDGELMLSLRPEKIDICNAGEGRIQGRIVTRYFLGSQWLYRLDTALGEITVVRRNDGSAPLVTGITVGLDWPHELLRVLNHEVCA, translated from the coding sequence ATGGCCTTTCTCGAACTTCAAGCACTGTGCAAACGCTACGGATCCGTACAGGCCGTGGTGGCGACCGACCTGAGCGTCAGCCAGGGCGAATTCGTCTCGCTGCTCGGGCCTTCGGGCTGCGGCAAGACCACCACGCTGCAGATGATTGCCGGTTTCGTCGACGTGACCAGCGGCCGGATCGTGCTCGATGGCCGCGACATCACCCACGCAAAACCCAGCAGCCGCGGCCTGGGCGTGGTGTTCCAGAGCTACGCGCTGTTTCCGCACATGAGCGTGCGCGACAACGTCGCGTTCGGCCTGAAGATGCGCAAGGTGAGCGGCAGCGACATTCGCACCCGTGCCGACCAGGTACTGGCGCTGGTGCGCCTGACCGCGCATGCCGAGCGCTACCCGCGGGAGCTTTCGGGAGGCCAGCGCCAGCGCGTGGCCCTGGCCCGTGCCCTGGTGATCCAGCCGCCAGTGCTGCTGCTCGACGAGCCGTTGTCCAACCTCGACGCGAGCCTGCGCGAGGAGATGCAATTCGAGATTCGCCGCATCCAGTGCGAAGTCGGCATCACCACCCTGATGGTGACCCATGACCAGGCCGAAGCCCTGTCCATCAGTGACCGGGTGGTGGTGATGCAAGCGGGCCAGGTCACCCAGATCGACGAACCCTACAAACTCTACGAGCACCCGCGCACGCCGTTCATCTCTGGCTTCGTTGGCAAGGCCAACCTGCTGCCCGGCGAATACGACGCGCTGGGCCAGCCACAGGCGCTGGCCCAAGCCGGGGACGGCGAACTGATGTTGAGCTTGCGCCCGGAGAAGATCGACATCTGCAACGCCGGTGAAGGCCGTATTCAAGGACGCATCGTCACCCGCTACTTTCTGGGCAGCCAGTGGTTGTACCGCCTGGACACCGCCCTGGGCGAAATCACCGTGGTGCGCCGCAACGATGGCAGCGCACCGCTGGTGACCGGCATCACTGTCGGCCTCGACTGGCCGCACGAACTGCTTCGCGTCTTGAATCACGAGGTCTGCGCATGA
- a CDS encoding NAD(P)/FAD-dependent oxidoreductase, translating into MSRVAETDVIIIGGGIVGASAALMLALRGQRVVLLERDFCGSRSSGVNYGGVRRQGRSLVQLPLSQRAHELWSDLPGLIGIDGEYVRSGHLKLARSDADMAKLQAWADAAADFDLGVELLDHGQLRQRFAWVGDVAVGASLCSGDGHANPRLVSPAFAAAARRAGARIVEQVQPLAFDHDGQTFEVACSNGERLRAPWLLNCAGAWANHIAEQFGEQVPMTSGHPAMLVTEPLPVVMDVSTGVEGGGIYARQVARGNCVLGGGQGFALDPLRARPGQLATLDILRNAVELYPFLHGAQAIRTWSGTEGYLPDREPVIGHSQVQPGLIHAFGFAGAGFQIGPAVGEALSQLVVEGRSRAPIDAFSIQRFSPLELHKGRSLS; encoded by the coding sequence ATGAGCCGCGTCGCTGAAACCGATGTGATCATCATCGGCGGCGGGATTGTCGGTGCGTCGGCGGCTCTGATGCTGGCGTTGCGCGGTCAGCGCGTGGTGTTGCTGGAGCGTGATTTCTGTGGATCGCGCTCCAGTGGCGTGAACTACGGCGGCGTACGCCGTCAGGGCCGCTCGCTGGTGCAACTGCCCCTGTCCCAGCGTGCCCATGAACTGTGGAGCGACCTGCCCGGCTTGATCGGTATCGATGGCGAGTATGTCCGTTCGGGCCATCTGAAGCTGGCCCGCAGCGACGCCGACATGGCCAAGCTGCAAGCCTGGGCCGACGCTGCCGCCGATTTCGACCTGGGTGTGGAGTTGCTTGACCATGGTCAGTTGCGTCAGCGGTTTGCCTGGGTCGGCGACGTGGCAGTGGGTGCGTCGCTGTGCAGCGGTGATGGGCATGCCAACCCGCGTCTGGTGTCGCCGGCTTTCGCAGCCGCTGCCCGGCGCGCCGGCGCTCGGATCGTGGAGCAGGTCCAACCGCTGGCCTTCGACCATGATGGCCAGACATTCGAAGTCGCCTGCAGCAACGGCGAACGGCTGCGCGCACCCTGGCTGCTCAACTGCGCCGGAGCCTGGGCCAATCATATTGCCGAGCAATTCGGCGAGCAGGTGCCCATGACCAGCGGGCACCCGGCCATGCTGGTGACCGAACCGCTGCCAGTGGTGATGGACGTCAGTACTGGTGTCGAGGGCGGCGGTATCTACGCTCGCCAGGTGGCACGGGGTAACTGCGTGCTCGGTGGCGGGCAGGGTTTTGCGCTGGACCCGTTGCGGGCACGGCCCGGCCAGCTGGCGACCTTGGATATCCTGCGCAACGCCGTCGAGTTGTATCCGTTCCTGCACGGTGCACAGGCAATCCGCACCTGGAGCGGGACCGAAGGTTATCTGCCCGATCGCGAGCCCGTGATCGGACACAGCCAGGTACAACCGGGCCTGATCCACGCCTTCGGCTTTGCCGGGGCCGGTTTCCAGATCGGCCCCGCCGTCGGTGAAGCCCTGTCGCAACTGGTCGTCGAAGGCCGCAGCCGGGCGCCGATCGACGCGTTTTCCATCCAACGCTTTTCTCCCCTTGAACTGCATAAAGGAAGGTCGCTTTCATGA
- a CDS encoding (2Fe-2S)-binding protein, whose product MALFKRLTELDRPSVPFTLDGQAVSGLAGDTLLTAVLTCADHVRGSDFSAQARAGFCLMGACQDCWVRLGDGRRVRACATPLEAGMQVDRDLGRRS is encoded by the coding sequence ATGGCTTTGTTCAAGCGTCTGACCGAACTCGATCGGCCTTCGGTGCCGTTCACCCTCGACGGACAGGCCGTGAGCGGCCTGGCGGGGGATACCCTGCTCACCGCCGTGCTGACCTGCGCCGACCATGTGCGTGGCAGCGACTTCAGTGCCCAGGCCCGTGCCGGCTTCTGCCTGATGGGCGCCTGCCAGGACTGCTGGGTACGGCTGGGTGACGGCCGCAGGGTGCGTGCCTGCGCCACGCCCCTGGAGGCGGGCATGCAGGTCGACCGCGACCTGGGGCGGCGCTCGTGA
- a CDS encoding ABC transporter substrate-binding protein, translating to MKPVKRTVHALSLAALLAATGAQAGPTLYLGMNGGTMERLYADKVLPAFEQANDVKVVIVPGTSSDILAKVQASKDNPQIHVMFLDDGIMYRAISMGLCDTLQDSDGLAAIPAKARIKDQAAAVSLGVTGLAYNTRLFKKNGWAAPTSWMDMADSRFKEKLVFQSLASSTFGLHGFLMFNRLQGGSETDVEPGFKAWPKTVGPNVLEYIASSAKISEMVQTDEAALFPLTPTQVTALKLRGVPVEYAQPKEGAVVLNVAECVIAKNDQPELAQKLAAYLLSPEAQAPALEEGDQIPSNPNTPTTEKTRGQVQAMEKYLETAVAIDWDQVNQLRPAWNARWSRSIER from the coding sequence ATGAAGCCAGTCAAACGTACGGTTCACGCACTCTCCCTCGCTGCCCTGCTGGCCGCCACCGGCGCTCAGGCCGGGCCCACGCTCTACCTGGGCATGAACGGCGGCACCATGGAACGCTTATACGCCGACAAGGTGCTGCCAGCGTTCGAGCAGGCCAACGATGTGAAGGTGGTCATCGTGCCGGGCACCTCTTCGGACATTCTCGCCAAGGTTCAGGCGAGCAAGGACAATCCGCAGATCCACGTGATGTTCCTCGATGACGGCATCATGTACCGCGCCATTTCCATGGGCCTGTGCGACACCTTGCAGGACAGCGATGGCCTGGCGGCGATACCGGCCAAGGCCCGGATCAAGGATCAAGCGGCCGCAGTCAGCCTGGGCGTGACCGGGCTGGCCTACAACACGCGCCTGTTCAAGAAGAATGGCTGGGCGGCGCCGACTTCGTGGATGGACATGGCCGACAGCCGCTTCAAGGAAAAACTGGTGTTCCAGTCGCTGGCGTCATCGACCTTCGGGCTGCACGGCTTCCTGATGTTCAACCGGCTGCAGGGTGGCAGCGAAACCGATGTCGAGCCGGGGTTCAAGGCGTGGCCGAAGACGGTGGGTCCCAATGTGCTGGAGTACATCGCCAGCTCCGCGAAGATTTCCGAGATGGTCCAGACCGACGAAGCGGCGCTGTTCCCGCTGACGCCGACCCAGGTAACGGCCCTGAAACTGCGCGGTGTGCCGGTTGAATACGCGCAGCCCAAGGAAGGCGCGGTGGTGCTCAACGTGGCCGAGTGCGTGATCGCCAAGAACGATCAGCCCGAGCTTGCGCAGAAGCTGGCGGCCTATCTGCTGAGCCCCGAGGCGCAAGCACCGGCGCTGGAAGAAGGCGATCAGATCCCATCCAACCCCAACACACCGACCACCGAAAAGACCCGTGGTCAGGTGCAGGCGATGGAGAAGTACCTGGAGACGGCAGTGGCCATCGACTGGGACCAGGTCAACCAGCTCCGCCCCGCCTGGAACGCCCGCTGGAGCCGCTCGATCGAGCGCTAG
- a CDS encoding IclR family transcriptional regulator — protein sequence MDSTERNAEPGVGSVSRLFAVLRGLSAAPAEGERVIQLAERIGLSQPTTHRLLRGLVEEGMVEQDVRSKRYRLSLEFFALAARAGNGSNLRELARPSLLRLSASLGDSLFLLARSGFDAICLDRSEGPYPIRTFTGDIGGRVALGVGQGSLAILAFLPEDERETVIHYNLPRLRDLHLYDEVLLRSEVASVRQLGYAARNTGVLPGMAGLAVPILDRDGHAVAALSVATISDRLGPDRLPTVVELLKREAAAIGPRLNPFDPTLRRPSQTFGKS from the coding sequence ATTGATTCCACTGAACGGAATGCTGAGCCAGGCGTAGGCAGTGTGTCCAGGTTGTTCGCCGTGTTGCGTGGCTTGTCGGCTGCGCCAGCCGAGGGTGAGCGGGTGATCCAGCTCGCCGAGCGCATCGGCCTGTCGCAACCCACCACCCATCGGCTGTTGCGCGGGCTGGTGGAGGAGGGCATGGTCGAGCAGGATGTCCGCAGCAAGCGCTATCGGCTGAGCTTGGAATTCTTCGCCCTGGCCGCGCGCGCCGGCAACGGCAGCAACCTGCGCGAGCTGGCACGGCCCAGCCTGCTGCGGTTGTCGGCCTCTTTGGGTGACTCGCTGTTCCTGCTCGCGCGCAGTGGTTTCGACGCGATCTGCCTGGACCGCAGCGAAGGGCCTTACCCGATTCGGACCTTCACCGGCGACATCGGTGGCCGTGTCGCACTGGGGGTAGGCCAGGGCAGTCTGGCCATCCTGGCGTTCCTGCCCGAGGATGAGCGCGAAACCGTGATCCACTACAACCTGCCGCGGCTCAGGGACCTGCACCTGTACGACGAAGTGCTGCTGCGTTCGGAGGTCGCCAGCGTGCGCCAGCTCGGTTATGCCGCGCGCAACACCGGCGTGTTGCCCGGCATGGCGGGCCTGGCGGTGCCGATACTCGACCGCGACGGCCATGCGGTCGCAGCCCTCAGCGTCGCCACCATCAGCGATCGGCTCGGCCCCGACCGACTGCCCACGGTGGTCGAGCTGCTCAAGCGCGAGGCTGCCGCCATCGGCCCGCGCCTGAACCCCTTCGACCCGACCCTGCGCCGACCGTCGCAGACTTTCGGCAAGAGCTGA
- a CDS encoding NAD(P)/FAD-dependent oxidoreductase, with protein sequence MSAVVIVGAGPTGIRAAQTLAAHGLRPCLVDEALQGGGQVYRRAPGNFQRPANQLYGFEARKAGAVHQALDALRAQIDYRPDTLVWNAEDGHLHTLSQQRVGTIQYDHLLIATGATDRILPVPGWTLPGVYSLGAAQIALKAQGCAIGERVVFAGSGPLLYLVAYQYAKAGARVLAVLDSSPFGAQVAALPRLLLQPATLAKGLYYRAWLTAHGIAVHQGATLVEVVGEQKVEAVTWQRAGSQHSLACNGLAFAHALRSETQLADLLGCQFTWSPLNRAWLPSRDRAGRSSVPSVYLAGDGAGIMGADAAEMAGERAALALLEDMGVTIDSERGPQLERRLARIQGFRVGLEAAFPFPEQWASQAPDDLMLCRCEEISVGEVRQVVAQGHTDINRVKAHCRVGMGRCQGRMCGSAAVEIIAQAAACSPQQVGRLRAQAPIKPLPFGVEVQP encoded by the coding sequence GTGAGCGCCGTGGTGATCGTAGGCGCCGGACCGACTGGCATCCGTGCGGCGCAGACCCTGGCTGCCCACGGTCTGCGGCCGTGCCTGGTGGACGAAGCCCTGCAGGGCGGCGGCCAGGTCTACCGACGTGCGCCGGGCAATTTCCAGCGCCCGGCCAATCAACTTTATGGCTTCGAAGCGCGCAAGGCGGGGGCAGTGCATCAGGCGCTGGACGCGCTGCGCGCGCAGATCGACTACCGTCCCGACACTTTGGTGTGGAACGCCGAGGATGGCCACCTGCACACGCTCAGTCAGCAGCGGGTCGGCACTATCCAGTACGACCACCTATTGATTGCCACCGGCGCCACCGACCGCATCCTGCCAGTACCAGGCTGGACCTTGCCCGGCGTGTACAGCCTCGGCGCCGCGCAGATCGCGCTCAAGGCCCAGGGTTGCGCCATCGGCGAACGGGTGGTCTTCGCGGGCAGCGGGCCGTTGCTGTACCTGGTGGCCTACCAGTACGCCAAGGCCGGCGCACGGGTGCTGGCCGTGCTGGACAGCTCGCCCTTCGGTGCCCAGGTCGCTGCCCTGCCCCGTCTGTTGCTTCAGCCTGCAACCCTGGCCAAGGGCCTGTACTACCGGGCCTGGCTGACTGCCCACGGGATCGCCGTACATCAGGGCGCGACCTTGGTCGAGGTCGTCGGCGAGCAAAAAGTCGAAGCTGTCACCTGGCAACGCGCTGGCAGCCAACACAGTCTGGCCTGCAATGGACTGGCCTTCGCCCATGCGTTGCGCAGCGAAACGCAACTGGCCGACCTGCTCGGCTGCCAATTCACTTGGAGCCCGCTCAATCGCGCCTGGTTGCCGAGCCGCGATCGAGCCGGGCGCAGCAGCGTGCCGAGCGTGTACCTGGCCGGCGACGGTGCCGGGATCATGGGCGCCGATGCGGCGGAAATGGCCGGCGAGCGCGCAGCATTGGCCCTGCTCGAAGACATGGGCGTCACCATTGACAGCGAACGTGGCCCACAGCTCGAGCGACGGCTGGCGCGCATCCAGGGGTTTCGCGTCGGCCTGGAAGCCGCATTCCCGTTCCCCGAGCAGTGGGCCAGCCAGGCCCCCGACGACTTGATGCTGTGCCGATGCGAGGAAATCAGCGTCGGCGAAGTTCGCCAGGTGGTCGCTCAGGGCCACACCGATATCAACCGGGTCAAGGCCCATTGCCGGGTCGGCATGGGCCGGTGTCAGGGGCGCATGTGCGGCAGCGCAGCGGTGGAAATCATTGCCCAAGCGGCCGCGTGCTCACCGCAGCAAGTCGGTCGCCTGCGCGCCCAGGCGCCGATCAAGCCCCTGCCCTTCGGTGTCGAGGTGCAGCCATGA
- a CDS encoding ABC transporter permease, producing MSKNGPLALSFHALVVVFMLAPLVVVCLVAFTPENTLTLPTSGFSLRWFRAVFERADFIDAFYNSLILAVVAATLATLIAVPAALAITRYHFPGRNFLNALFLSPIIIPHLVLGVAMLRLFALMGVNGSFVWLMLAHVVVITPYVLRLVIAAAIGIDRSAEQAAESLGASRFTLFRQITLPMILPGVAGGWLLAFINSFDEVTLSIFVTSPATQTLPVRMYVYATESIDPMMAAVSALVIALTAATMILLDRVYGLDRVLVGKN from the coding sequence ATGTCCAAGAACGGTCCGCTGGCCCTGTCGTTTCATGCCCTGGTGGTGGTGTTCATGCTGGCTCCGCTGGTGGTGGTGTGCCTAGTGGCGTTCACCCCGGAGAACACCCTCACCCTGCCCACCTCCGGCTTTTCCCTGCGCTGGTTTCGCGCGGTGTTCGAGCGCGCCGACTTCATCGACGCGTTCTATAACAGCCTGATCCTGGCTGTGGTGGCCGCGACCCTGGCGACCTTGATCGCCGTGCCGGCGGCGCTGGCGATCACCCGTTATCACTTTCCGGGACGCAACTTTCTCAATGCGCTGTTTCTGTCGCCGATCATCATTCCGCACCTGGTGCTGGGTGTGGCCATGCTGCGCCTGTTCGCGCTGATGGGCGTCAATGGCAGTTTCGTCTGGCTGATGCTGGCTCACGTGGTGGTGATCACGCCCTATGTGCTGCGTCTGGTGATCGCCGCCGCCATCGGTATCGATCGCAGCGCCGAACAGGCGGCGGAGTCGCTGGGCGCAAGTCGGTTCACCCTGTTTCGGCAGATCACCCTGCCGATGATCCTGCCGGGGGTCGCCGGAGGCTGGTTGCTGGCGTTCATCAACAGCTTCGACGAGGTGACTCTGTCGATCTTCGTCACCTCCCCCGCGACCCAGACCTTGCCGGTGCGCATGTACGTATACGCCACGGAATCCATCGACCCGATGATGGCAGCGGTGTCGGCGCTGGTGATCGCCCTGACCGCCGCGACCATGATTCTGCTCGATCGGGTGTATGGGCTGGACCGTGTACTGGTGGGGAAAAACTGA
- a CDS encoding ABC transporter permease — MSRGYLLSAPALALFVALLIVPLGLTVVLSFNLFDYEVGVKSDSYTLANYASLLSDSYFYEIFWRTFWISALVTLLCVVIGVPEAYILSRMGTPWRSIFLILILTPLLISVVVRAFGWSLLLGADGLINQAIAALGGRPLKMLYTPFAVILALVHVMLPFMIIPVWTSLQKLDPAAEQAAQSLGASQAKVMRMVVLPQIMPGVLSGTLIVFGLAASSFAIPGLLGGRRLKMVATVVYDQYLSELNWPMGATIAVALLLANLLIMLSWNRLVEGRYKKALGE, encoded by the coding sequence ATGAGCCGCGGATATCTGCTGTCGGCGCCGGCGCTGGCGCTGTTCGTCGCCCTGCTGATCGTGCCCCTGGGCCTCACGGTGGTGCTGTCGTTCAACCTGTTCGACTACGAGGTGGGGGTCAAGAGCGACAGCTATACGCTGGCCAATTACGCCAGCCTGCTGAGCGACAGCTACTTCTATGAAATCTTCTGGCGGACCTTCTGGATCAGTGCGCTGGTGACCCTGCTGTGCGTGGTGATCGGCGTACCGGAGGCTTACATTCTCAGCCGCATGGGTACCCCGTGGCGCTCGATCTTTTTGATCCTGATCCTCACGCCGCTGCTGATTTCAGTGGTGGTGCGCGCCTTCGGCTGGAGCCTGCTGCTGGGTGCCGATGGGCTGATCAACCAGGCCATCGCCGCCTTGGGCGGACGCCCGCTGAAAATGCTCTACACACCGTTCGCGGTGATTCTGGCACTGGTCCACGTCATGCTGCCCTTCATGATCATCCCGGTCTGGACCTCGCTGCAGAAGCTCGACCCGGCAGCCGAACAGGCCGCGCAATCGCTGGGCGCAAGCCAGGCGAAGGTCATGCGCATGGTGGTGTTGCCACAGATCATGCCCGGGGTGCTGTCGGGCACGCTGATCGTCTTCGGACTGGCGGCCAGCTCGTTCGCCATCCCCGGTCTGCTGGGTGGCCGACGCTTGAAGATGGTCGCCACGGTGGTCTACGACCAGTACCTCTCGGAACTCAACTGGCCCATGGGCGCGACCATTGCCGTGGCGCTGTTGCTGGCCAACCTGCTGATCATGCTGTCCTGGAACCGCTTGGTCGAAGGTCGCTACAAGAAAGCCCTGGGGGAATGA
- a CDS encoding sigma-54-dependent Fis family transcriptional regulator, which translates to MSVSNPTLAHDQLIQRSWARCREAGLEHHHVPRFEPLARVALQQMLDGHQALLHTTHREVLPYYEHILGNSRCLIRLADPQARLLRSWGAQPGAGAGHLGHAPGACWLEAAAGTNPIGTALACRQAVHVEPDEHFLLANRLMNGSASPIFDARRQMVAVLDVSSDSHLPPSHTLGLVKMMSQTVENRLILETFADRHHQLIFNTGVNNLDSQWAGLLVFDDSGRVLAANRRADSLLGAELPGLTLQQLFRLTPQALLDHPPERTFALQPPGRSRLQCLLKKPALRPAPPAARRGSDPRLDKALQQGLRLLEKDVPLLLRGDTGTGKEVLVKALHQASSRASCPLIAVNCAAIPAELVESELFGYERGAFTGASHKGSPGLVRKADKGILFLDEIGDMPLPTQARLLRVLQERCIQPLGGGDPLPVDIRLVSATHEDLRQRVQAGLFREDLYYRLAGMTLHLPTLNERSDKRELIEQVWETHREAQQTAGFSDEVWAAFMVHPWPGNVRQLAAVVKVALVLADQDVISLEHLPEDFLLEAGLQPAQAPASPRPLLTLAKVSDLGELLQASDGNISRLARRLGVSRNTLYKRLRAQGHAL; encoded by the coding sequence ATGTCCGTATCCAATCCAACCCTTGCCCACGATCAACTCATTCAACGCTCCTGGGCGCGCTGTCGCGAGGCGGGGCTGGAGCATCACCACGTGCCGCGATTCGAGCCACTGGCGCGCGTTGCGCTGCAACAGATGCTCGACGGTCACCAGGCCTTGCTGCACACCACCCACCGCGAAGTGTTGCCCTATTACGAACACATCCTGGGCAACTCGCGTTGTCTGATCCGCCTGGCCGACCCGCAGGCCCGTCTGCTCAGGTCCTGGGGTGCGCAGCCCGGCGCGGGTGCCGGTCACCTGGGCCACGCACCCGGTGCCTGCTGGCTGGAAGCGGCCGCCGGGACCAATCCGATCGGCACGGCGCTGGCCTGCCGCCAGGCCGTGCATGTCGAGCCGGACGAACACTTCCTGCTGGCTAACCGCCTGATGAACGGTTCGGCTTCACCGATCTTCGATGCCCGGCGGCAGATGGTGGCGGTACTGGACGTCTCCAGTGACAGCCACCTGCCGCCTTCGCACACCCTGGGACTGGTGAAAATGATGAGCCAGACGGTCGAGAACCGCCTGATCCTGGAGACGTTCGCCGATCGGCATCACCAACTGATTTTCAACACCGGGGTGAACAACCTCGATAGCCAGTGGGCTGGGCTGCTGGTGTTCGATGACAGCGGTCGCGTGCTGGCCGCCAATCGTCGCGCCGACAGCCTGCTGGGTGCCGAGTTGCCTGGCCTGACCCTGCAACAGCTGTTCCGACTGACGCCCCAGGCTCTGCTCGACCATCCGCCGGAGCGCACCTTTGCCCTGCAACCGCCAGGACGCAGCCGCCTACAATGCCTGCTCAAGAAGCCCGCCCTGCGCCCTGCGCCGCCCGCCGCGCGACGTGGTTCCGACCCGCGCCTGGACAAGGCCTTGCAACAAGGGCTGCGTCTGCTGGAGAAGGACGTGCCCTTGCTGCTGCGCGGTGACACTGGCACCGGCAAGGAGGTGCTGGTCAAGGCCTTGCACCAGGCCAGCAGCCGCGCGTCGTGTCCACTGATTGCGGTCAATTGTGCGGCGATTCCCGCCGAACTGGTCGAGTCGGAGCTGTTCGGCTACGAACGTGGCGCCTTCACCGGCGCCAGCCACAAGGGCAGCCCCGGCCTGGTGCGCAAGGCCGACAAGGGCATCCTGTTCCTCGACGAGATCGGTGACATGCCGCTGCCCACCCAGGCGCGACTGTTGCGCGTGCTGCAGGAGCGCTGCATCCAGCCGCTGGGGGGCGGCGATCCGCTACCGGTCGATATCCGCCTGGTTTCCGCGACCCATGAAGACCTGCGCCAACGGGTACAGGCCGGGTTATTCCGCGAGGATCTGTACTATCGCCTGGCGGGCATGACCTTGCACCTCCCGACCCTGAACGAACGCAGCGACAAGCGTGAACTGATCGAGCAGGTGTGGGAGACGCACCGTGAAGCACAGCAGACTGCCGGTTTCAGCGACGAGGTGTGGGCGGCCTTCATGGTCCATCCCTGGCCGGGCAACGTGCGCCAGCTGGCAGCGGTGGTCAAGGTGGCGCTGGTGCTGGCCGATCAGGACGTCATTAGCCTTGAGCATCTGCCTGAAGATTTCCTCCTCGAAGCCGGTCTGCAACCAGCGCAGGCACCTGCCTCGCCTCGGCCACTGCTGACCCTGGCCAAGGTCAGCGACCTGGGTGAGCTGCTGCAGGCCAGCGACGGCAACATCTCCCGCCTGGCCCGGCGCCTCGGTGTCAGCCGCAACACCCTGTACAAGCGCTTGCGCGCTCAGGGCCACGCGCTATGA